ATATTTTGGTGTATGGGGgcgcccattagctcagttggtagagcgggcaTCCCACGCAGAGGGAGTCCAACctgggccctttgctgcatgtcaccccccactctctctcacccttattcctgtcatctctctgaagctgtcctatcaataaagccatacaaaGGCCCCTTCTTGACTTGTACTTCTTCAGCCCCTAAGGTAAAACATAAATGTTATTCCTGGAAGGAAGAACAGAGATGTACTTCCTACACACGGAAATCACAAAAGGCCAAGAGAGAACATTTAATCAGGCATAAAAGTGTTTCTCCTCACTGTCCTTTTGAACTATGAAGTCATTCCACAAGCATGGTGGTAGGTGCATTGCAAACAGGAGACTCATACATCTGCCCATGTGACTGCTGCAAAGAGCCatgaaattaaagtaaaatttaTGCTTGAGAATATCCGAAAAAGCTGCTTTATCTTAGTCCCTTCTTGCAGAAGAGCATCTGCTCCGACTAATGTATTTCTGCTAATTTGAGCTTTCATCCAAAGTAAATGAACATCAGTGCTTTTAAAGGCTCGGTTGCTTTTGGTTGAGCGTATTCTTTCCTTTCAGAGTGATGCTGAGCTGCTAAGATTTTCCTCACATTTCCACGAGTCACAACCTTCTGCTTTCTGCCAGCCGTGTTTGTGCTTCCTGCTCTGTGTTGCAGTGCTGACAGCTAATGTGTTCATTTTTTCCTGATCATTCCCCAAATTCAACCAAGCTGTTTGCAAACATCACATCTTCACTTTGGTGCAGTTTCGAGTCTGGATATTGCAGGTTACAGACCATATTCTCAGCTTTGCAAGAGTAAGCCTAATTACGTTTATGAGGGAGCTTTAAATTAGATTAttggtgatttattttctgtaaggCGGAGTATGTTTGTTCTCACGTAGGCCATAAACAAATACTGGACTGTCTCGGTGATTAGTGGATCTGAAAAACAAGCTTGAAAGCTTTTTAATTAGGCTATTGTTGATGAATGCTACTGTAAGTATTTGATGGAGAGGGCTGCTCAACTTTGCTAAAAGCCTGtggcagaaaatgaaatgtgtgcTCGGAGAATCTCACTCGGAGACGTGCAGAGAAGGTTGTTGTTGCACGAGGACGACAGGTCatgtattttagttttttaaaaagtctcataactaaaaatgttattgaatCACAGGTTGCGTAAAATGGAACCAAATGGGaatgttcttttctttgtttccaaGATATGAAAATGTTCTAATTTGAAGCCGgattcatttattatcatatcatttttctttttcccctgtttttttggttttgcctgaaatatctttatttttgaGCGTACAGCTTGACAATAGTAGTAATCACTGCTTTACATTCTCCTCTCCCTGTTAATTATGTCCCATGTTAAATACTGTCGGATTAAACCAGAAGTCAGCGTGAGCTTAACCAGCGCAgaatatttgagtttttaattGCAATGCTTAAAGCCATTTTCGCGCAGGAAGCTTATTTATTGTGACTTTGTGATGAGGTGATACTATCAGTCCCTTTTTACAAACACTAACAATGCCATAGTCTTGGTTATATAAGCATGCTTTGTTGACAGCAGGAGAGACTGGATGAAATAGTGGCATTGATTGTTGTTTGACACACGGCTGCTGAGGCCGTCCGTCTGTCTGACATGACAGCGTTAGTTGTCCTTAAACACTCTCTGTCAGCTCGGCAGCTTTCAGTTAGATGCATTGTCCTCCCTCAGCTCCgaaaaacaaaaggcagtgATTAACTGGTATGTTCCTGCTCTGTTGATTTACTGCATGTGTTTAATAGGCCTCAGAGAAGCGAACAGGTCATTAAGCACAGCAGTGGCATTAAAAGCCCCAGAATGAGGTCCCACTGCTGACAAACTCAGAGGAAAGCGAACTTGAAGCAAACCTCGTGGTCTCTGTCCCTCGTCTCTTAAATCAGCGTCCATTAGATGACCGTGTCCAGGTGTAATACGCTGGAATACGGGTGTGATTGCTGGGGTCATCGTGAACATTTTCACCGGCGTCTTCACTCCTCACTCTTTCTCAGGCTAAAACCGAGCGTGGCCGAGCATAATTCTCTGTAAAAGAAGTAAAGAGAGgaggacatttaaaaaagaaatccagtTATGCAGGGGCCTGGCATACAGATAATGTTAAGTGTGTATTAGTGTCGGTTTTTCTTTCTGGACATGTTTGTTACAACTTATAcaattatgaaataaataaataacgtAGAAAGGCAGAACCCCAAGTAGTCGTTTGTGAGCATCTTCAGGCTTAATACCCGTTGAATGGAAGTACCGCATTTAAATTTTGTCAGTGGCTCAGCGGTGACAACTGTCAAATGTAACGCAATCCAATACAACAACTCAGCCATTAATTCAATCTTTACAAAGAtgataatgttcagttttgatTGAGACTGTTAGGTATCTATTttactatactgtatatttattattgagGTTTTAGTttgcagcagtggtggaagaaatcTTCAACACcgttacttcagtaaaagtagcaaCGCCAAACTTTGAAAATACTCTGAcacaagttaaagtcctgcTTCTAAACGTTACTtgaagcagctacaaggaatCTTCATTTTATGTTGATTCCAGCCTGTGTCTGAAAATCTTGGTCTCGCTAGCGTGTGCATCTGCTTAGAAAGCGATTGCAAAAAAGATCAAACGTATTTTTAAAACTGTATGTCTATGATGTAAttatctatttgtggctatgttAGATCAATAACTAATAAGATGAAGGTGAAACGAAATATCGTATATCGTCCaatatacagacattttttacaatgatccctaaaatgtggttatcaaacacttggtACAAAGATATGTATCAGAGGCAGGATATTGTACGGTTTAACAATGAACCTTATTGTTGACAAGATCTGACACACCAGACGTAGACCCAACTCGCGACAGTTCAGATTTTCcaaaaagacagactgaagcTAGTTCGGTACAGAGAAGATCAGTCAGCGTGGCAATCATACACAAGAAAGGGCTAAGGCAGAGGCGAGGTCAGGTCCAAAAGACAGGATCAAAAAAACACTGGTAAAACGATCACTAGGACGAATGCCGCACGCAGACTAAATACACAAGGGAGGTGGGGACAATacacacaggtgaaacacatcagggagGGGTGACACAACATGGCGGGAAACACACAAGGGCAGGAAGGggatctgaaacgagaggagggTTAGACaccaaaaaaaacaggaaacagaaccTGAAAGAACGAGGGATTAACAAAAACGTGACCTCTAAAATTATATAAGTGCACCAAAACTTACTGAATATACTGGGAATTTAAAAATCATAAATGACCCTAAGCATTTTTAACTGCgttataatctttaaaaaagagTTTTCAGCACATATCAGCCAACATATACGCTGATCCTAATACATCTGTGAGAAGCCATTATCAACCAGCCAATACATCAGTCAGGCTTGAATAACTTCTTGCTCTTATGTACTTTTCTTCAATAACCTTTTGAATGCTGGACTGCTTGTTAGACTGTTGTACTGGGTCTGAATCCACTgctaataaaaatatttcattgtcTTTTTCTCAAGCTTGTTGTGACAAATGCCGCTTAGATCTCTCTTAATCCTAACAATATCCTATTAAATCATCAACTGCACATGAATCGGTCCCTTTGGTCACCAACAGGCAAAGTGACAACAGGCCCTCCTCGATGGGGTCTTTTACTCTCCACCTGTCCCTCAGACTGGAGCAGCCAGGACAGCGATGTGGCAGGTCTAATCCTCCTTATCTTAATGGCATCCACCACTATCGCTAGAGTGTTGGGGACAATCGACCCTTTCCCTTTCTTTATCAGCAAAAACCACTTCCCTCACCAATCCTGTTGGTCACCCCCGTCCATCAGACCgcctcccccctccttctcctcctctccgtctGGCTCCTCGGCTGGTCTTGTCACTCTCTGATTTTACCTCACCTCATCGCGCTCTGTCACAGCCTCACCTAGCTAGTCTTTATTTCGATGTTCCAGGAAAAATATAAAGAAGCttgttgagaaatgtttctgcttctgaaaaaaaaggacaaatggCATATGTTTTTGACGGAGCCACAAgctcacacactgctcacagtgTGGATGTGTACCTTGGCCTCGggttgttttccttttccttctcacATTCCCACTGTGACGAGGGCGACTCTGCAACGAGAGAGTCAAGAGAGACTTTTCAGATCAGATAAGAGAAAGCGGAGATAGCCGCAAGCAGCGGACCATATGGTAATACcaagttttcttttcaaagGCCTCACACAGAGCAGTTTGTATAACCACAAACTCTTTTTCCCTGGACCATTGCTCAACTGAAGATAAGTCTAGAGATTGTTTTAACAGGCAAAAGGCAAACTACATTTTGGGACGATTTACACAATGAGGCTCATTGTGCTTTACTCTAAAACAATATTTACTCAGATGGATCATGACTGATTGTTTCTGGCAGTAGGTTAACTTGAGGGAAATAAAACCAATAACCTCGGCTTGAATACCAAATTCGCTGTTTTGTCTCGTACTTCCTAGCgtatttctctctcttcgtctctctttgtctctgggAACTGGCGATAGCTGAGCAGAAAGGGCATCACTTTCATTGTCTAATAGAAAAACCTTACAAAAATGCTGTGCCATGGTTAACTAGaacagcactcagtagagcgcatacctctgctaAGTCATAATCATAGTCTCCATTGTGTTGTGGAGGAATAATAGGCtgataaaaagagaaacaagttaaaatgaaaaatgccttttaaacCATTTTAGATCACATCAACAGTCATGTTGTGCACCTGTTGAACAATATATGACAAAAGATcaatttctttgtgtttctataACAGATCATGTCTTCTTCCTGTAAGACAAAATGTCACGTGTGCTTACGAAAGCTTAAACCAAGTTCAACTAATAATATCATGCTATGCATCCATCAATCAAACTTCATTTTCactgattactgtacaaaaacacaagtttttaaGTCTATTCACTAATTTGGGtaaaactggatcatattttgcGGAGacaatgttttctggttttcctcCAAACATCCTACGGCAGCTCTGCCTTAACCCACTGTGATTTATGGATTTTCCTGATGAACAGATGGCTTTACTTGTTGGCTAAAGTAATAGCTAGCAGCGACTAACTGTACTGGGCTCCAAGTTAACATGCTGACAAATTAACAGCTGTTGGTCTCAGTCTCGGATGCAGACAAGTGTTTGGCCGGCCCTCTCATCACTTAAAGGGTCTCTGTGCAACTTCTGTGTTGTCCTTATATCCTGTTATATCATtttagcggactccatttctaaactaacgttagctactgttgctgtctgttaacggagcagagagaggcactgagacgaggcaatcgagaacgtgcataagtgacatcctttggactgtcgctgTAAAcccgacccgagtccttcacaaagaaaccAACAGTTCAACAGCATAAATAACTTAAagaaatcatccacaggcttgtatcggcaaccgagagagagacggggatggtctcatttttcacatcacattacaatctgctcacatttgtcaaataaaaaagcgattaatacatttaaactgctacaaattgttacatagagcccctttaatcgACCGTGTTCACTGGCAGCTCCAGGTGATCCTTCAGACGGAGTtggcaaaccaaccaaccaaccaacaacaaacgGTCacggatgaaaacataacctccttggtggaggtaaaaatTCTGAACCTAGACAATAATTACTGATGATTGTACTGTATGATTTGATACACACCCCTCATGTATACTAATCTTACTGTACTGTTCAGGAGCTGTTGCTTAAAGGGCTTCAGGGATTAATCGATCAATTGACGTTCGTTGCAGCTATACAacaatgtgctgctgctgcatatCATCTGTGCAATGACGTTCATTTCCCAATAATTTAGCTTCTTATCTCCTAAATACACCTTTGGTTCCCTTAAAATAAAGACATCAAAATCATTTGTCTTCTAAGGGTGATATTTTGTTATTAAGCAGAAATATGAGTAAATCggccttttcttttgtttttgttgttgatgtgtcCGTTATCTGTGCCTAATGAACGATGAAGCGTTCTGGCGGCAGGCAGTAATTGCTTGGAGCCCAGCAGTAGGGGTGTAATtagagagacagggaggagtATATGACTTCATGACTGGCACCGTTTAATGATAATGGGGTGCAACTCCACACTTCTGTGGTCAACTAATCATACTGGACTGGCCTGGACAGCTCTCAATGCAAACGAGCCGTGACTGGAATACTGAGCAGCAGCTCGCCCACGCAGTTCCACACCATTCGCTCCGCGGGGGATCAGGCATATGATTATGGCTGTGACCCTGCACCACCTGCAACACTGTCATTACTGCCACCACGGATGGACAGGTTTAACATAAATAAACTAATGTCATCAAGCCACCCAGCAGAGGATGAATACGTACGACTGTTCCCTCTTTCAAAAGTACAGGTTGTCCTTCAAGAGCGATACAGATCAACACATTGATCCATCAGATGTCAGTCAACATATATTTAACACAGGAAATCAGCAGGAAATTATTACTTTTACCTGGAGCTACTATTAAATCTAAATGCATGCAGCTGATCAAGTACATTCAatgtacagcagcagcatgaacaGAATGTGTAGATTTGATAATATGCATCAAAGGCACTACAATCTATTAAAAACTTCAGATGGACAAGTCAGATTAAACACTGTCTGTTCTGTCAGGTTATCTTTACAGAAGCAGGTGACATCTGTATGTGCAGAAGAGTGTCATgaaatatatacacattattATAAGCATATGGACATTCACACAGATTAGAAACAATGCAAGCAAATTCTTCCAGACAACAAAATGCAAAGGTTTTTTGGATGTATTGATTAGATGGAGCTTGCCCATTAAGCTCACagtgtatgtaatgtaatgtttactTCTAGCTCTACAATAATAGCTGCAAATGGTTAACAAGGGCCCCTAGCTGAGTCAGGAGCCCAACATCAATTATCATTTGGTGGCGTATAGCCTACTTGTATCACAAAAggggtgttcatctgtgaagattattttGCTTAACAAAACATGTGAGTATCATAAAGTTGgctaatattttattttctgcgatattccaaaatccaatttaaaaatCCCATAAGCTTTTTGacagggaaccagggcgatgctaacttccggtttagcctacaaaaatacgtcattgCTACACCACTCcatttagcagctaatgttagctgatgACCATGGAGAAgcattagcagctaaagagccataTTTCTCTCAAGAGGTGGAAACCAAAGCAGAGCTAAAAAGTGGGTGAATATAGGACTTACGTTGATGTTAAACTTGACTCCAAGTGAATGATAATGTCTTCCAGAAGTGTAAATAGCCAACTGTTTACTAACATGTTCTCTCATTTAGCTTAAGAAACTACTAAACTACAGCGGATCAATCTGTGTTGCAGGTTACTGAGCTGCCCCCTAGTGGCTAATAAATCACTGTTATTCCAGGAAAGACCAAAAACACTTTATTGCTTCTATGTTGACAATTTAAATATCAGatgtgacacaaacaaacactcaatgtccactttattaggtacacctgtaAAACATAAAGCAAATCAATACAACAGCTCTACAGCTTACTGCTGATTCAGATTTTACCATTTATTTCATATAATATGAACTACACAACAGTATATGAATAAATCTAATGGACTCCACCCTGACCAGCTGTAATATTATCAAGCTGGTTACACGCTGGTTGTTTTCTAAAAACAGctgataacattaaaaaaagtaaaatacacaTAGGGACATTTTAGTATGTTTTACTATGTGTATCTGACTTTTCTGTTTGAATACGGGACTTTACTTATAGCATTAGAGGATAAGGCTGACTGACAATGTcctatatttttgttattttcaataGCATTACAACCATGCTATTAAAAGATCAAAAGCAAACATCAGCTTAGTCCACATttctgtctgtggctctcagtcCCATAACCTCTAATCTACATGATTACTGACCATATCCAACTGTATCCAGCATCTCATCTACCAGTTTTTCTTGAATGAATTTAAGTTGTACTAAAAATCATTAAACtagtaaagaaataaaacacaaaagttGTGTGATACTCAAAAAACATATTCCCACAAGATTAGAGATCTGAGATGAAACTGTTTATcccctgatgtttttttttttcttatgtctTTTGTGTGTTACATTTCTGTTTAGAGCTAAAACACTGTTATTCAATTGTCAGGCTTGTATCAAAAGATGTTTATACTGTTGTTCCCTTATAATACTCAAATGTTGCCATActtgttttgtacatttgtacattaacaataaaagtgttaaaaaatgtgtctaGTGTCACAAATTAAGTAAACAGTGCCCTCTCTTGTTCAACATCATGTGCTGTCGCTAAAAtcacatgtgtgtctgtcacttTAAGAAAATAGCTCGGACTGTCGCAAGGCATGATGGGTAGAAGATTACCAGCCAATCACATCATTGTTGTCAACGCGTTGTTATGGAGCCGGAGGAAGCTGGTTCAAATCACAAAAGACTCTGAAACTTTCGCTGTTTGATCCGCTCTCACGCAGATAAACGTGATTATAACGTTGTATGGATTTATAAAATGTGGTCAACGGAGCGACTGGACGTTTTACGAGAGCGCAACAAAGAATTATTGAACCGtttgaagcagcagagagagaaactgggGCGACCGAGCTGCTTCAGTCACAGCcgcaagagggagagagaggacgaggctgaggagaggagagacccTGCAGAGATTCTGACTGTGACCGATGGAGAAAGCGGTTTTGCTAGGGCAGCCCTAGCCAAACCTACCGTGAGGTTTGCGGGTAATGaatctgtttgtttacatgaggCCAAAGACACCACAGTAGTCCGAAGATATGAACTAAGTTTGCTAACACgtaagttagctagctaatacCGAAGTTCCTGGTCGTGCCTGTCGTTCAAGATGTCTCATTTGTCTTGTATTTAAATCGTGGCACTGACGCCAGTAGTCAAAAGCTAATTTTCTGTCCGTTTTGCTAAGTTTCATACCCAAGTTTAACTCCTTAACGTGTACTTTTTCGACTACAGAAAGTGGCTAGGTATAATTAATGGTAACTGTCTAGTTAACACTGTATGATCCTTGTTTTTAAATTACTCACCTCAACTATGTCGTCTAACAAACTGTTAcctgtgtacttgtgtgtgagTACTTTTGAACGTGGGTGTATTTCTGGATGTAAGTGTACAGAAACTCTCTTGGTGATGTGCACTCTAAATAATATGAAAGTGAAGTTGAATTTTAGGCCCTCTAATCAGCCGGAGCTGTCAACCCTTTCCCTCAGCAGATGGTGTAATGCTTAGTTTTAAAGGATAATACTCAGATGTCCAAGTGTGGATATTTGGTTACATGTTAAGGTGATTGATGAAATTAAAAACTCCAGAAAGGGCGAGTTAGTGCAAgtgtaagttttttttttcttttgttaaaataGACATAATCACtgatgtgtgtggttttgtttgtatgtttttgtttgttgttcgTGTTTTCTGTTGCCTATCTCTTTACATTGCATGACCTCTTCAGTgtatgtgaaaaatgcaatcattaaTGTAGAAATCTACTCATCTCTGTGTTCATCAGATACATATGAGGAACAAACAGGCATCCAGCACACTATTACAACACCATCTTTGATCTCTGAAAATGTAGACGGGTCTGTTGAACATACAGCGCTATCGGACCTTTTCAAAGACAGCGACAGACATCTTCGAGACCACAACGGGCTGCAGGATACGCGACCAGCCCGCATGAAGTCCTGTCTCATGAATCGCAGCAAAGAACAGGCAAGAAAAAAGAACAGGACTGTCTATGCAAGTTTGTGTTACATTAATACTAAACCGATCTTGTTCCCTAAATATCAGGTATCTCACAAAGTAAACAGCATTGTCTAAACTGGTTGGCTAAAAGGAATAATTCATACCAAACAGAGAAGGTATCCCTTGTCACAGGAAACTCACAGGATCGGGCTGTTTGTATAGCTCAGTCTCAGCCGTCTTTCTACACctttgaaaaaacagaaaatgttcatCAGCTGAACGACTGGCTTAACACGATTTGGTTACTTTGAAGCGAGACATTGTTTATCTAAAAGTTTGTTTTGCTATTTTTGTCCTTGACATTCCTCACTGTTGTGATCACTCACACACCCTGCAGTAGCCATCTGTCAGAGCAGGTTTTGGGGTGTATACAACCAGTAAGGAAGTTTAGAAGACAAGTCAGTAAATGTTAGACTTTGGTCAAACAAGTGCAAAGGTTTGTTCATATAAAATCTAACTTAAGCTGCTTTAGCTGCTCAGAGAAAAGGgatattttaaagctttttggAGCTAATAGAACAACAGGACTAACACTGCATGTTATGCAATGTCTGTAGCTTTGTAAGAACTTGATGAAGAATTTCTTTTCACAGATGATTTGCTGCAAGTAGAACATTTGGACCATAAATGCTctgcactgtttgttttgtttttgtagagaGGTGTGCAGAGTCAAGTCACATTTCAATCTGATGACTCCGATAAGATATCTGCCTCAGACAGGCATCATTTGCAGCCTCTACTCGGGTATGACTGGATAGCAGGTATGCCTTGttggtctctctctctacctgtttCTGACACATAATCATCTAATGGAGCCCTAACAGGCGATGTTTGTTCCCTCTAAGGAGTCCTGGATGCTGAGGATTCTTTGATAGAGCGCCCTGACGAGTTCTTCGATGACTTGCGCATGTTTCGATCGCTCAATAGAGATGATTGTGTCCACAGCCCACAAGCAGAGTGAGTGCTTCACAATTGATTGCACCTGTGACTGATTATGTGTCAAGTTTTCCTGTGATTTATGAAGGCAACATTAAATTACTATTCACTGGCTCTCCGCGTAGATTTTCTGAGGCAAACCTTTCAGACTTGCCGCTGCTAACAGACGAGGACGGCCCAGAGGCAAACATAGACACTCATCAATGTAAGAGGGTTTTTTTACTTGAATAATACTCTCATTTTTCTAATATATCTGAAGATTTTTTCAGCTTGCTCACTTGCTCACCCTTTGTCCAGGTACCTTCTCTTACAGGATTAACAGCAGACTGTTTCCCATCCCACTTCACTCTGAGGAGCACTGCCCAGTGTGCAAAAAGCATAAATCCTCACAccctcacactgctgctgaacCAGCTCTCATCAGGTAATGACAGTGTGCGCACTCTGACTGCCTTTTACAACCACTTATGAACAACAGAGCGTGTAATTGGTCCCAgccaaaagacatttttaacttaATATACTTTGTCCTTGCCAAGTGGCAACGTCCaggaatgaaaaatgaaatcaacaTGGAAGGGCCAAAAACTGCAGTACCTCAAATGGCCACTTGATGCTGGCTCCAAAAATGAGT
This Pagrus major chromosome 6, Pma_NU_1.0 DNA region includes the following protein-coding sequences:
- the miip gene encoding uncharacterized protein miip isoform X1, encoding MWSTERLDVLRERNKELLNRLKQQREKLGRPSCFSHSRKREREDEAEERRDPAEILTVTDGESGFARAALAKPTVRFADTYEEQTGIQHTITTPSLISENVDGSVEHTALSDLFKDSDRHLRDHNGLQDTRPARMKSCLMNRSKEQRGVQSQVTFQSDDSDKISASDRHHLQPLLGYDWIAGVLDAEDSLIERPDEFFDDLRMFRSLNRDDCVHSPQAEFSEANLSDLPLLTDEDGPEANIDTHQCTFSYRINSRLFPIPLHSEEHCPVCKKHKSSHPHTAAEPALIRVSIPRSTLLPPYKYKAHRRCSFDPSDSLGLPSHCLSGWSNKSQYMLPPPSSLDLRSSLNLNNSTRSQNKELEDLSAPNVSGNQIPDQISDVSRLARHNLQRFSPKRKLGSTSYHLR
- the miip gene encoding uncharacterized protein miip isoform X2; this encodes MWSTERLDVLRERNKELLNRLKQQREKLGRPSCFSHSRKREREDEAEERRDPAEILTVTDGESGFARAALAKPTVRFADTYEEQTGIQHTITTPSLISENVDGSVEHTALSDLFKDSDRHLRDHNGLQDTRPARMKSCLMNRSKEQRGVQSQVTFQSDDSDKISASDRHHLQPLLGYDWIAGVLDAEDSLIERPDEFFDDLRMFRSLNRDDCVHSPQAEFSEANLSDLPLLTDEDGPEANIDTHQCTFSYRINSRLFPIPLHSEEHCPVCKKHKSSHPHTAAEPALIRVSIPRSTLLPPYKYKAHRRCSFDPSDSLGLPSHCLSGWSNKSQYMLPPPSSLDLRSSLNLNNSTRSQNKELEVRHCRISSVSQPKTGSLCTQRVR